A genomic window from Gossypium hirsutum isolate 1008001.06 chromosome D10, Gossypium_hirsutum_v2.1, whole genome shotgun sequence includes:
- the LOC107916308 gene encoding E3 ubiquitin-protein ligase SINAT2, with protein sequence MAPGGGSCKEVIESRVTFSDYDMATSSADLRGSPLRKTATALSGNLGSTSMNDVHELLECPVCVNLMYPPIYQCPNGHTVCSTCKTRVHNCCPTCRNELGNIRCLALEKVAESLELPCSYQILGCHDIFPYYSKLKHEKNCRYRPYSCPYAGAECSVTGDIPFLVMHLKNDHKVDMHDGCTFNHRYVKSNPHEVENATWMLTVFNCFGRQFCLHFEAFHIGMAPVYMAFLRFMGDEDEARQFSYSLEVGGSSRKFMWQGVPRSIRDSHRKVRDSQDGLIIQRNLALYFSGGDRQELKLKVAGRIWKEQ encoded by the exons ATGGCGCCTGGTGGTGGTAGCTGCAAAGAGGTGATCGAGTCCCGAGTTACATTTTCAGATTATGATATGGCAACTTCGAGTGCGGATTTAAGAGGTTCCCCTTTAAGAAAAACAGCTACTGCTTTAAGTGGAAATCTGGGATCGACATCGATGAACGATGTCCACGAACTACTGGAGTGTCCCGTTTGTGTAAATTTGATGTATCCTCCAATTTACCAG TGTCCCAATGGCCACACTGTATGTTCAACTTGCAAGACTAGAGTTCACAACTGTTGCCCGACTTGTCGCAATGAACTCGGGAATATAAGGTGTTTGGCTCTAGAGAAGGTAGCCGAGTCGCTGGAACTTCCTTGCAGTTACCAGATTCTGGGTTGTCATGATATTTTTCCATACTACAGCAAGCTCAAGCACGAAAAAAACTGCAGGTATCGCCCGTATAGTTGCCCATATGCCGGAGCTGAATGCTCTGTCACTGGTGATATTCCATTTCTTGTCATGCATCTCAAGAATGATCACAAGGTAGACATGCATGACGGGTGCACTTTCAACCACCGATACGTCAAATCCAATCCCCACGAAGTTGAAAACGCCACGTGGATGTTAACT GTTTTCAATTGTTTCGGACGACAGTTTTGCTTGCACTTTGAGGCATTTCACATAGGAATGGCACCGGTTTACATGGCCTTTCTGCGGTTCATGGGTGACGAAGACGAGGCAAGACAATTTAGTTATAGTCTGGAAGTTGGGGGCAGCAGCAGGAAGTTTATGTGGCAAGGGGTGCCTAGAAGCATTCGTGATAGTCACCGGAAAGTTCGAGATAGTCAAGATGGACTTATCATTCAACGGAACCTGGCACTCTACTTCTCAGGTGGTGACAGACAGGAACTGAAGCTGAAAGTGGCTGGCCGTATTTGGAAAGAACAATGA
- the LOC107916309 gene encoding uncharacterized protein, with protein MGRSIGSNGFFFGTPTAVYDGHRVAGGRTVAFVAGGEERGRVLRGARTQAMLIFCTAHDSFRWVVFIPIYLLYKYHFNPSFKYKGGETNVAKKEKPKQVSSPAGEDDVTCCPATTKKGGGGFMNMLCKALGCCGLLSACYDPRTPH; from the exons ATGGGAAGGTCGATTGGATCAAATGGCTTCTTTTTTGGGACTCCGACCGCTGTATACGACGGTCACCGTGTCGCCGGCGGACGAACAGTGGCCTTTGTGGCTGGAGGAGAAGAAAGAGGGAGAGTGTTGAGAGGG GCACGAACTCAAGCCATGCTCATATTCTGCACTGCACATGATTCGTTTAGATGGGTTGTTTTCATCCCCATTTATTTGCTTTATAAATACCACTTTAACCCTTCTTTTAAATACAAAGGAGGGGAGACGAATGTTgccaaaaaagaaaaaccaaagcaAGTCTCATCACCAGCAG GTGAAGATGATGTAACATGTTGTCCAGCTACAACAAAGAAAGGGGGAGGAGGCTTCATGAATATGCT GTGCAAAGCTTTGGGCTGCTGTGGACTGCTTTCAGCTTGCTATGACCCTCGAACTCCTCATTGA